The DNA window CGGAAGAAATAAAAAGGAAACGAAGTAACTATTCAGCAGCCATTATCCTGCGAGGTGTTTTGGCATATTTATGCCAAAATCCCGAGACATACAAGCAAAAATGCCATCACCGAAGGTGATTTACGCAAGCAACGAGTCAAAGTCCGTGCTTGCACGGAACCTTGAGGAGTGCCGCGATAACGATAAAAACTCGCAAAGCGTGTTTTTATCGTTTAAATGCATTTTTGCTCGTAACTGTGAAGGTACTGAATAGTTACGAAACGAATATAAAAAAGGAGCAGAAAACATGTTTGAAGAAATGACAGAACAGCAGGCGAGAGAACAGATTCTGGAGATGACAAAGGAATACTGCGAAAAATATCACAATCAGAAAAAACCGTATGAAAAAGGAGACCGGATCCCGTATGCATCTCGTGTGTACGATGCGGATGAGATGGTAAATCTGGTAGATAGTTCTCTGGAATTCTGGCTGACTTCCGGTCGGTTTACAAAAGAATTTGAATCGGAATTCGCAAAATATCTGGGAGTAAAATACTGTTCTTTAGTAAACTCCGGATCTTCTGCGAATCTGCTGGCGTTTATGGCGCTGACTTCTCCGCTGTTAAAGGAGAGACAGATCCTGCCGGGAGACGAGGTGATCACAGTAGCAGCAGGCTTCCCGACCACCGTAGCACCGATGATCCAGTACGGCGCAGTGCCGGTATTTGTCGATGTGGCGATCCCGCAGTATAACATTGATCCGAACCTTCTGGAACAGGCGGTTTCGGAGAAGACAAAAGCGGTGATGCTGGCACATACCCTGGGTAATCCTTTTGATCTGAAAGCGGTAAAAGATTTCTGTGACCGTCACAATCTGTGGCTGATCGAGGATAACTGCGATGCGCTGGGTTCCCGTTATACGATCGACGGAGAGAGCAGACTGACCGGAACGATCGGAGATATCGGAACCTCCAGCTTTTATCCGCCACATCATATGACAATGGGAGAAGGCGGAGCCGTCTATACAAAGAATCCGCTGCTTCATAAGATCGTGCGTTCTTTCCGTGACTGGGGAAGAGACTGCGTGTGCGCACCGGGACAGGATAACCTGTGTGGTCACCGGTTCGACCGCCAGTATGGAGAACTGCCATTAGGATACGATCATAAATATGTGTACTCTCATTTTGGATACAACCTGAAAGCAACGGATATGCAGGCAGCTGTGGGATGTGCCCAGCTGCGCAAGTTCCCGTCCTTTGTAGAACGCAGAATTCATAACTTTAACTATCTGAAAGAAGCATTAAAAGGAACCGAAGACAAACTGATCCTGCCGGAGGCATGTGAGAATTCTGAACCGAGCTGGTTTGGTTTTCTGATCACCTGCCGGGAAGGTGTGGACAGAAATCAGCTGGTACAAAAGATCGAGGAAAAAGGCGTACAGACCCGTATGCTCTTTGCCGGAAACCTGATCAAACATCCGTGCTTTGACCGGATGCGTGCGACAGGAAAAGGCTACCGTGTGGCAGGAAGTCTGGAAAATACAGACCGGATCATGACAGATACGTTCTGGATCGGTGTGTATCCGGGAATGACAGATGCGATGCTGGATGCCATGGCAGATGCGATCAAAGAAGCGCTTGTATAACAGGAAGGAAGAACAATGATACTGGACGAAAAACTCAGATGGTTTGGTTTCTGGCTGCTGGATGCCTTAAAAGGGAAAAAGGTAAGGACATATTATGACCAGATCCGGCGGGCATGGAAAGAAGGAACATCGATCGCAGAAACCGAAGAGCGGATTCGGGCGCTGATTGCCCATGCGGTGGAGACAACCGAATTCTATAAGAACTATCCGGCAGACAGCGCGCTGACAGATTTGCCGGTCGTCAATAAAGATACGTTCCGGCAAAACTATGACCGGTTTCTTTCAAAAACATACAAAGATGTACCGGATAACCGGGTGATGTGTACGAGCGGTTCCACCGGAACGCCGCTTCGGATGATCCAGAACCGGGATAAGATCCGCCACAATACGGCGGGCGGGATTTTCCTGGGAGCGGCAGCCGGATATTATATCGGTATGAAAGAGGCTTTTATCCGTGTGTGGGTCAATAACGTAAAGAAAAGCAAATTTCAGCTGTTACAGGAAAATCTGATCATGATGGACAGCTCCCGGATGGATGCGCAGGCACTCGAGGAGATGTTCCAGGTGATCGAGAAGAAAAAAGTAAAATGTCTGGTCGGCTATTCATCGGCACTGGGGGAACTGAGCAATTATATTCAGAAAACAGGAAAAGATTGTAGCCGCTGCAAGGTGAGAGCGATCATTCCGATTTCTGAGACGATGCCGGAACCGGTGCGCCGGACACTGGAAAAACAGTTTGACTGCCCGGTACGTGCCTGGTATTCCAATGAAGAAAACGGAATTATGGGATTGCAGAATGAAGATAATGAGGGGTACCGGATCGACACAGAAACGTATTATTATGAAATTCTGAAGATGGATTCCGATGAACCGGCAGAGCCGGGAGAACTTGGAAGAATCGTGATCACAGATCTGTTTAATTATGCGTTTCCGATTCTCCGCTACGATAACGGGGATACGGCGGTGGCAACCAGAAAAGAGAAAAACGGCAGATACAAGCTGTATCTGGATGAACTTTACGGACGGCGCAGCGATCTGATCTACGACTGCGAGGGAAAAGCGGTAACGCCGTATATCATCACCAACAATCTGTGGGATATCGAAGGGGTAAAACAGTACCGTTTTATCCAGGAAGATGTGAAGGATTATACGATCTGGTTAAACGGAGATCCGCAGAAGATGAATCAGGAGGAGATCCTCGGACGGATCCGCCCGTATCTGGGGGAAGAAGCCAGAATCAAAGTAGAACTGGTGGACGAGATCCCGGTGCTTGCTTCCGGAAAGCGCAAATACATAGAAAACCGGTGCGAGAAATACAAAAATCAGACCGGTTTCTGCGGATAAGAATGAAGTGACAGGAGAAACAGGTGGAAAAGAAAGAACAGAAAGAACAGAAAAAACGGATCGCTGCTAACACCCTGTATACGATGGGCGGGCTGATCTTTATGAACGGCGTTTTGCAGCTGATCGTCACGCCGCTGCTCAACCGCTATATGGGAGCAAAGCAGCTGGGAGAACTTTTGTATATTACAGGACTGGTGGCGATCATCTGTCCGTCCATCGGGCAGGCGTTGAATACGAGCCGTCTGGTGGTGCGAAGATCATATGAGGTAACCAATGGAGACTACGACTGGATCCTGTTGCTGTTCGGTGTACTGGGAAGCGGTGTGGCACTTTTTATGTCAAGGGATAGTATCAGCGGGATCCCTGTGGGAATCGGGGTATTTGCCCTGTTTCTGCTGACGGTTTTCCGGTACTACGGGGATGTGGAATACCGGCTGAATCTGAATTATCAGAGGTATTTTATTTATTATCTGCTGATCGGTGTCGGATATCTTGCGGGATTTGTGATTTACCGTATCACGGATCAGTGGCTGTGGATCTATCTGGTCGGTGAGGCGGCTGCACTCGGTTATGTGGCAGTTACCGGATCCGTATTTCATAAGTTTTTTCAGCGGAGTGACCATTTTTCCGTGGCGCTGGAGCGCGGATTTTTCCTGACGCTGTCGTATCTGATCACGAATACCACGATGAACATGGACCGTCTGGTGATCAAGCAGATCCTCGGAAACGAACAGGTGACGATCTACTATGTGGTTTCCCTGATCGGAAAGACTCTGGTGCTTCTGATCGCACCGATCAACACGATCGTGATCTCCTATCTGACCAAACGCAAGGAACTGTTAAACCGGAATCAGTTTGGAAAGGCAGTGCTTGTAGGAGGCGGTGTGGCAGGTGTCTTTTTCCTGGGCTGTCAGGTGGGAACACCGCTGTTTGTCTGGCTGTTTTACCATGACCTGTTTCCGTCCATCAAAGGACTGGTCACGGTGGTCAATCTGGCACAGGTGCTGGGATTGTTTTCCGCATTTTTATTTATACTTGTTTTAACATTTACGGATGAAAAATGGCAGCTGTGGATACAGCTTGCACATTTTGTGATTCTGCTGACCACATCGGTGCTGGCAGCAAAAAATTATGGGATGATCGGATTTGCCTGGGCATGCCTGGGAGCAAATACGCTTCGGGTTGTGGCAGTGATCGCACTGGGGATCTGGAAGGCAAAACCGGAGAAGAAAGAAGGAGAATGAAAAGATGCAGACAGGTGAAGTTCTTAGAAGAGTGGTGTTCAATCTTCTGGATGCTGCAAAAGGCGGTAAGCTGAAAAAATTAAAAGAAGTCAATAAAAGAGAGATCGCGGAAGGTGTGACACCGGAATATATGGAGCGGAGGATCGATCTGCTTCTGGACTATGTAAAAAACCATTCTCCGTATTATAAAAAACATCCGGAATGGACAAAACTGGAAGATTTCCCGGTGATGACCAAGGGAGATTTTCTTGAGCATTATGAGGAAGTGCTGGTGGAGAACAGCAAAGAACAGGGTAATCTGTACCGGCTGAGTACCAGTGGTTCTACCGGAACGCCATTTACCGTTCTGTGTGACGGTGACAAGATGAACCGGGTCAATATGAACTTTATTTCCTGTATGGAACTGAACGGTTTCCGTCTGGGAATGAAGCGTGGGGAATTCCGCGCGTGGATAAAGGGGAAAAATACCATAAGTATGTGGAAATCTTTCAAAAATAATCTGGTCATGGTGGATATCTCCAACATGGGAGATGATTCTCTGGAAAAGATCTGTAAAGATATCGAGAAAAAGAAGATCCAGGTGCTGGTGACGTATTCGAGTGCACTGACCGCACTGACCGGCTATATCAAGCGGACGGGAAGAGATATCAGCAAATGGAAGGTAGAGATGGTATTTTCCATGGGAGAGGCGCTGCCGGATGCGACATATGAACTGACAAAAGAGATCTTCGGATTCTCTCCGGTGCGCTCTTACGGAAATAACGAAAACGGATTTATCGCGATCCAGCTGGGAGAGGATAAGGAATAC is part of the Blautia faecicola genome and encodes:
- the rfbH gene encoding lipopolysaccharide biosynthesis protein RfbH; this translates as MFEEMTEQQAREQILEMTKEYCEKYHNQKKPYEKGDRIPYASRVYDADEMVNLVDSSLEFWLTSGRFTKEFESEFAKYLGVKYCSLVNSGSSANLLAFMALTSPLLKERQILPGDEVITVAAGFPTTVAPMIQYGAVPVFVDVAIPQYNIDPNLLEQAVSEKTKAVMLAHTLGNPFDLKAVKDFCDRHNLWLIEDNCDALGSRYTIDGESRLTGTIGDIGTSSFYPPHHMTMGEGGAVYTKNPLLHKIVRSFRDWGRDCVCAPGQDNLCGHRFDRQYGELPLGYDHKYVYSHFGYNLKATDMQAAVGCAQLRKFPSFVERRIHNFNYLKEALKGTEDKLILPEACENSEPSWFGFLITCREGVDRNQLVQKIEEKGVQTRMLFAGNLIKHPCFDRMRATGKGYRVAGSLENTDRIMTDTFWIGVYPGMTDAMLDAMADAIKEALV
- a CDS encoding phenylacetate--CoA ligase family protein, producing the protein MILDEKLRWFGFWLLDALKGKKVRTYYDQIRRAWKEGTSIAETEERIRALIAHAVETTEFYKNYPADSALTDLPVVNKDTFRQNYDRFLSKTYKDVPDNRVMCTSGSTGTPLRMIQNRDKIRHNTAGGIFLGAAAGYYIGMKEAFIRVWVNNVKKSKFQLLQENLIMMDSSRMDAQALEEMFQVIEKKKVKCLVGYSSALGELSNYIQKTGKDCSRCKVRAIIPISETMPEPVRRTLEKQFDCPVRAWYSNEENGIMGLQNEDNEGYRIDTETYYYEILKMDSDEPAEPGELGRIVITDLFNYAFPILRYDNGDTAVATRKEKNGRYKLYLDELYGRRSDLIYDCEGKAVTPYIITNNLWDIEGVKQYRFIQEDVKDYTIWLNGDPQKMNQEEILGRIRPYLGEEARIKVELVDEIPVLASGKRKYIENRCEKYKNQTGFCG
- a CDS encoding lipopolysaccharide biosynthesis protein; this translates as MEKKEQKEQKKRIAANTLYTMGGLIFMNGVLQLIVTPLLNRYMGAKQLGELLYITGLVAIICPSIGQALNTSRLVVRRSYEVTNGDYDWILLLFGVLGSGVALFMSRDSISGIPVGIGVFALFLLTVFRYYGDVEYRLNLNYQRYFIYYLLIGVGYLAGFVIYRITDQWLWIYLVGEAAALGYVAVTGSVFHKFFQRSDHFSVALERGFFLTLSYLITNTTMNMDRLVIKQILGNEQVTIYYVVSLIGKTLVLLIAPINTIVISYLTKRKELLNRNQFGKAVLVGGGVAGVFFLGCQVGTPLFVWLFYHDLFPSIKGLVTVVNLAQVLGLFSAFLFILVLTFTDEKWQLWIQLAHFVILLTTSVLAAKNYGMIGFAWACLGANTLRVVAVIALGIWKAKPEKKEGE
- a CDS encoding AMP-binding protein, coding for MQTGEVLRRVVFNLLDAAKGGKLKKLKEVNKREIAEGVTPEYMERRIDLLLDYVKNHSPYYKKHPEWTKLEDFPVMTKGDFLEHYEEVLVENSKEQGNLYRLSTSGSTGTPFTVLCDGDKMNRVNMNFISCMELNGFRLGMKRGEFRAWIKGKNTISMWKSFKNNLVMVDISNMGDDSLEKICKDIEKKKIQVLVTYSSALTALTGYIKRTGRDISKWKVEMVFSMGEALPDATYELTKEIFGFSPVRSYGNNENGFIAIQLGEDKEYTIDLYNFYPEVLKMNSDEPAAPGELGRLVVTDYYNKTFPMVRYDTGDTGIMRMYQDEKGRMHGKYVEIYGRRGSLMYNCMGEPLSIHVFMNTLLKFEGVVYQAKCIQWGQKEYELLVNADRKKLVEEDLIAAYRHYLGEEADIRITYVDEIPIQASGKFMVCENKWDGRK